One segment of Clavelina lepadiformis chromosome 2, kaClaLepa1.1, whole genome shotgun sequence DNA contains the following:
- the LOC143447506 gene encoding uncharacterized protein LOC143447506 isoform X1: MKMVQETGEETHIVRLTEDNDATKTNQEASTSSQAKDYMPTSIKTGESAPKKRTKPTFLEREIVVKNHQDVNHIKALKALSVKFQKGYLRWQKRTGIFKLANLIVTLLVIVLQVAQVIVFQIQTVENETKQALATILPAITGAILAIQLKLKWAEKSQKCKKAAKLYDTLGRHVNYRIEVAEADGITDDTVKLLNTALLSINKEVPAFLTAY; encoded by the exons ATGAAAATGGTACAGGAAACTGGTGAAGAAA CACACATTGTACGATTAACAGAAGACAATGatgcaacaaaaacaaaccaagAGGCGTCTACCAGTAGTCAAGCTAAAGATTACATGCCTACGTCGATAAAAA CAGGTGAAAGCGCGCCAAAGAAACGAACCAAACCAACGTTCCTGGAGAGAGAAATAGTC GTCAAAAACCATCAAGATGTTAACCACATAAAAGCTTTAAAGGCTTTGTCGGTAAAGTTTCAAAAGGGATATCTTAGATGGCAAAAGAGGACAGGAATTTTTAAACTGGCAAATCTCATTGTGACCTTATTGGTTATAGTCTTGCAAGTTGCACAG GtcattgtttttcaaattCAAACCGTAGAGAACGAAACCAAACAAGCTCTTGCAACTATTTTGCCAGCAATTACTGGAGCAATTTTAGCAATtcaattgaaattgaaatggGCAGAGAAAAGTCAAAAGTGCAAAAAAG CCGCCAAACTCTATGATACTTTGGGTCGACATGTCAACTATCGTATAGAGGTGGCAGAGGCAGATGGAATCACTGATGACACCGTGAAACTCCTCAACACCGCACTACTATCCATAAATAAAGAAGTGCCCGCATTTTTAACGGCGTATTAA
- the LOC143447506 gene encoding uncharacterized protein LOC143447506 isoform X2 produces MGQGNGEETHIVRLTEDNDATKTNQEASTSSQAKDYMPTSIKTGESAPKKRTKPTFLEREIVVKNHQDVNHIKALKALSVKFQKGYLRWQKRTGIFKLANLIVTLLVIVLQVAQVIVFQIQTVENETKQALATILPAITGAILAIQLKLKWAEKSQKCKKAAKLYDTLGRHVNYRIEVAEADGITDDTVKLLNTALLSINKEVPAFLTAY; encoded by the exons atgggGCAAGGAAACGGGGAAGAAA CACACATTGTACGATTAACAGAAGACAATGatgcaacaaaaacaaaccaagAGGCGTCTACCAGTAGTCAAGCTAAAGATTACATGCCTACGTCGATAAAAA CAGGTGAAAGCGCGCCAAAGAAACGAACCAAACCAACGTTCCTGGAGAGAGAAATAGTC GTCAAAAACCATCAAGATGTTAACCACATAAAAGCTTTAAAGGCTTTGTCGGTAAAGTTTCAAAAGGGATATCTTAGATGGCAAAAGAGGACAGGAATTTTTAAACTGGCAAATCTCATTGTGACCTTATTGGTTATAGTCTTGCAAGTTGCACAG GtcattgtttttcaaattCAAACCGTAGAGAACGAAACCAAACAAGCTCTTGCAACTATTTTGCCAGCAATTACTGGAGCAATTTTAGCAATtcaattgaaattgaaatggGCAGAGAAAAGTCAAAAGTGCAAAAAAG CCGCCAAACTCTATGATACTTTGGGTCGACATGTCAACTATCGTATAGAGGTGGCAGAGGCAGATGGAATCACTGATGACACCGTGAAACTCCTCAACACCGCACTACTATCCATAAATAAAGAAGTGCCCGCATTTTTAACGGCGTATTAA
- the LOC143447507 gene encoding uncharacterized protein LOC143447507 → MRTNNRQPSVTETKSLKDSSKKRSKPTFLEREIVVKNSDEINHKKTLGTLSEKFRKEYVRWKKRTEIFKLANLIVTLLVIILQVAQVIVFQIQIVNNETKQALATILPAITASILAIQLKLKWAEKGQKCKKAAKLYDTLGRHVNYRIEVAEAGGITEDTVKLLNTALLSINKETPAFLSAY, encoded by the exons ATGCGAACAAACA ATCGCCAGCCATCTGTAACAGAGACAAAATCCCTAAAAGATTCATCAAAGAAACGAAGCAAACCAACGTTTTTAGAAAGAGAAATTGTA GTCAAAAACTCTGACGAAATTAACCACAAGAAAACTTTGGGGACTCTTTCCGAAAAATTCCGAAAGGAGTACGTCAGATGGAAAAAAagaacggaaatattcaaactGGCCAATCTCATTGTGACCTTACTGGTTATAATTTTGCAGGTTGCACAG GttattgtttttcaaattCAAATCGTAAACAACGAAACCAAACAAGCTCTCGCCACCATTCTGCCAGCGATTACTGCATCAATTTTAGCGATtcaattgaaattaaaatggGCAGAAAAGGGTCAAAAGTGCAAGAAAG CCGCCAAACTCTATGATACTTTGGGTCGACATGTCAACTATCGTATAGAGGTGGCAGAGGCAGGTGGAATCACTGAAGACACCGTGAAACTCCTCAACACTGCACTACTATCCATAAATAAAGAAACACCCGCCTTTTTATCGGCCTATTAA
- the LOC143445344 gene encoding uncharacterized protein LOC143445344, whose product MSQESDDETRPLLKQKTETTKAKQKEILSSSEASHNKPTHSVHGRQPSAEIKPMTSSRKVKKSTFLQREIDVKNYQNVDHNMALEAMSEMFEEEYVRWKRRTGVFKLANLIVTLLVIAVQLVQTTIPRVHWRPFCQRLLEQFKQFN is encoded by the exons ATGTCTCAAGAAAGCGATGATGAAA CACGTCCattgctaaaacaaaaaacagaaacgaccaaagcaaaacaaaaagaaatactGTCCAGCAGTGAAGCCAGCCACAATAAACCAACGCACAGTGTGCATG GTCGCCAACCATCTGCGGAAATAAAACCCATGACAAGTTCGCGGAAAGTCAAAAAATCTACCTTCCTACAAAGAGAAATAGAT gttaaaaattaccaaaacgTTGACCACAATATGGCTTTAGAAGCTATGTCGGAAATGTTTGAAGAGGAATACGTTAGGTGGAAAAGAAGAACAGGAGTTTTCAAACTGGCCAATCTCATTGTCACATTACTAGTCATAGCCGTGCAGCTTGTACAG ACGACAATACCAAGAGTGCATTGGCGACCATTTTGCCAGCGATTACTGGAGCAATTTAAGCAATTCAATTGA
- the LOC143447502 gene encoding uncharacterized protein LOC143447502 has product MSQESEDETFPLLKQQPETTTKKKETPSESQATEPTSTQAFPLLKKQPEATTSKKEAKPSDSQAKELTPTHSEQPAITETKPKEVSSKKVSKPTFLDREIIVENYKDVESKTALESMQKTFQKEYARWKKRTGVFKLANLIVTVVVIAVQVTQVIIFQIPSTPTNTKQALATILPAITGAVLAIQLKLGWAEKSQKCKKAAKLYNTLGRHVNYRIEVAEAGGITEDTVKLLNTALLSINKEVPAFLTAY; this is encoded by the exons ATGTCTCAAGAAAGCGAAGATGAAA CCTTTCCATTGCTGAAGCAACAACCTGAAACtacaacaaaaaagaaagaaacgCCTTCTGAAAGCCAGGCTACAGAACCTACGTCAACACAAG CCTTTCCCTTGCTAAAGAAACAACCTGAAGCAACTACATCAAAAAAGGAAGCAAAGCCCTCTGACAGCCAGGCTAAAGAACTTACGCCAACACATA GTGAGCAACCAGCTATTACGGAGACAAAACCCAAAGAAGTTTCATCAAAGAAAGTCAGTAAGCCCACGTTCTTGGACAGAGAAATAATC gttgaaaattataaagatGTAGAATCCAAAACAGCTTTGGAATCTATGCAAAAGACGTTCCAAAAAGAATACGCAAGATGGAAGAAAAGAACAGGAGTTTTCAAACTGGCCAATCTCATTGTCACCGTAGTAGTTATAGCGGTGCAGGTTACACAG GTAATTATATTCCAAATTCCGAGCACACCGACTAACACCAAACAAGCTTTGGCGACCATTTTACCAGCGATTACTGGAGCAGTTTTAGCAATTCAATTGAAACTAGGATGGGcagaaaaaagtcaaaaatgcaagaaag CCGCCAAACTCTACAATACTTTGGGTCGACATGTCAACTATCGTATAGAAGTGGCAGAGGCAGGTGGAATCACTGAAGACACCGTGAAACTCCTCAACACTGCACTACTATCCATAAATAAAGAAGTGCCCGCATTTTTAACGGCATACTGA